The DNA segment TTGCCGCGGCCGTCGATGCGCTTGCCCTCCTCCAGCGCCTTGGCGCGGACGATCTTGTACTCCAGATTCTCGATGGCGATCTTGACCTGTTCGGGGGTGAACCCCGGTTCATCCTTGGGGCAGAGCGCGGTGATGATCTGATCGCGCAGCTTGGCGAGCGCATCGCGCCGCGCCAGCTTGTCGACGATGGCGTAGGCATCGTGGATCTGAGCCTTGTATTTTTCGACCGAACTGATGAGCTCCACGTCCGGCGCGGGCGGCTGCCAGTCCCACGGCTTTGTGCCCGCCTCCTTGGCGAGATCGTGGATGGCGCGGATGGCCGCCTGCATCTCCTTGTGCCCGAAAAGCACGGCGCCGAGCATGACGGATTCCGGCAGTTCCTTCGCCTCGGATTCGACCATCAAGACCGAGCTTTCCGTGCCGGCCACGACCAGATCAAGCTGCGAGGCGTCCAGGTCCTTGAAACTCGGGTTCAACAGATACTGACCGTCGGCGTAACCCACGCGCGCCGCGCCGATCGGGCCGTTGAACGGGACGCCGGAGACGGCCAGCGCCGCCGAGGCGCCCAGTATGGCGGGAATGTCCGGATCGACCTTGGGATCGAGGGACATGACGGTGGCGACGATCTGCACTTCATTCAGAAACCCCTCCGGGAACAGCGGCCGTAACGGCCGGTCGATGAGGCGCGACGTCAGCGTCTCCTTTTCGCTGGGCCGGCCTTCACGCTTGAAGAACCCACCGGGGATCTTGCCCGCGGCGTAGGTCTTTTCCTGATAATCGACGGTCAACGGGAAAAAGCCCTGTCCCGGTTTCGCCTCCCTGGCGGCGACCACGGTGACCAGCACCACGGTGTCGCCCATGCTGGCCATGACTGCGCCGGTCGCCTGGCGGGCGATCTCGCCGGTCTCCAGCGTGACGGTGTGCTGTCCGTAGGGGAATGATTTCTTGACAATAGACATGGGTGTATTCCTGCTCAAAATAATGATGGATTGATCCGATGGGCGGAAAACGAACCGGGCCGCGTGAAAGCGGCCCGGATCTCCTTACTTGCGCAAACCCAGCTTGGCGACCAGGTCACGATAGCTGGCGGGGTTGGTGGCCCGCAGATAATCCAGCAGCTTGCGCCGCGTGTTGATCATCTTCAGCAATCCCTGACGCGAGTGCTTGTCGTGGTTGTGCGTTTTGAAATGTTCCGAAAGGCTGTCGATGCGGGCGGACAGGAGCGCGACCTGGACCTCCGGTGAGCCGGTGTCGGTTTTTTTGCGCTGGTAGTCCTTGATGATGCCGCCCTTGCGTTCTGCTGTCAGTGTCATGAAAAGACTCCTAAATTCCAACTCTCTGGATTCTTGCCTTGGTTCAGGGCGAGCATTGTAGCGATGGGAGGCGGTGCGAACAAGAAAATTCTGTCTCGTTCACTTGCCGGGATTGCTTAACAGACGGCGGGAGCTGAGCCGGCCGCCGGCCACCTCGCCCATGCCCAGGAATCCGCCGGCGGGGCCATAGATACGCACCGTTTCACCGGCCTCCAGGGGTACGGTCACGCGCTGGCCGTGCCGGAGCAGAGTGGCGGCGCGTTCGTCCAGCGACACCGCCGGCCAGATCGACAAGGCCTGGTCCATGGGCCGCAGCAGTTCATCCAAAGCCGTGAGACCGGATTCGGCGCGCTTATCCAGCATCTCCAGCGTCACCGCGCCGTCCAGATTGAACGGCTGCACCTCCGTGCGCCGCAACGCCGAGAGATGGGCACAGGTCGACAGCGCCGCGCCGATTTCCTCGGCCAGCACGCGGATGTAAGTGCCCTTGGAGCAACTGACATCGATCGTAAGCGTCGCGCCTTCGAAGTCCAGCAGGTTCAGCGCCTTGATGGTGATCGCCCGCGATTTGCGCTCGACGGTGACGCCGCGCGCCGCGAGTTTGTACAAGGGCCGGCCCTGATGCTTGAGCGCGGAGTGCATGGGTGGCGTCTGCATCCGCTCGCCGCAAAAACCGGCCAGCGTGCCTTCAACCCCCGCGCCATCCAATCGAGGCACGGGCCGGCGTTCGATGATCTCTCCTTCGGCGTCGCCGGTCGCGGTACGCTCGCCCAGTTTGATCCGGGCCTGATAGCGCTTGCCCGCGTTCAGCAGATAAGGGGTGATCTTGGTCGCTTCGCCGAAGCACACCGGCAAAAGACCGCTCGCCAGGGGATCGAGATTGCCGGTATGGCCGGCCTTGGCGGCGCGGTACAGGCGCCGCGCCCGTTGCAGCGTCGCATTGGAACTCAACCCCACGGGCTTGTCGAGCAGCAGGATGCCGTCGACCTTGCGGTATTCAAACCTCTTCATCGCCACTCGATGCGGGGTCGTCTTCAGGCGGATGTCCCGCCGCCACTTCATCCAGCAATGCCTCCAGACGAGCGGCGCGGGCGATGGATTCATCGTAGTAAAAGATGATGCGCGGCACGCTGCGCATGGTCATGGTTTTGGCGAGCAGGGTGCGCATGGCCGGGGCACGTTCGTTCAAGGCCGCGAGCACCTCGGCCTGTCCAACCGTGGGTCCCATCTGGGTGACGAAGATCCTGGCCTGCTTCAAATCGGGGGAAACGTCGGCGGCGGTCAGGGTGATGAAGCCCATGCCGGTCTCCTCCGCGCAGAGCTGCGCCGGCCGCGCCAGCAGCCGCAGGATTTCCTCGCCCACGCGGCGCGGCCGGTTGCTGACCGGCGCAAACAAATCATCGCGCCGACGCCGTGACATGGGCAACAACTACACCTTGCGCGCCACTTCGACGCGTTCGAAGACTTCGATCTGATCGCCCGGTTTCACGTCGTCGTAGTTCTTCACGCCGATGCCGCACTCGGTGCCGGATTTCACCTCGTTGACATCGTCCTTGAAGCGGCGCAGGGATTCCAGCGCGCCCTGGAAGATCACCACGTTGTCGCGCAGCACGCGGATGGGATTGTTGCGCTTGATCATCCCGCTCGTCACCAGGCAGCCGGCGATGGCGCCGAACTTGGAGGAGCGGAACACGTCGCGCACCTCGGCCACGCCGATGATGGTTTCGCGGATTTCCGGCGTCAGCAGGCCGGCGAGCGCTGCCTTCACGTCGTCGATGGCGTCGTAGATGATGCTGTAGTAGCGCAGATCGATGCCCTCGGCCTCGATCAACCGGCGCGCGCTGGCGTCGGCGCGCACGTTGAAACCGATGATCATGGCGCTGGAGGCCACCGCCAGGTTGACGTCGGACTCGGTGATGCCGCCGACACCGGTGGCCACGACGTTGACGGTCACTTCGGCGGCGGACAACGCACCCAGCGCCTCGCCCAGGGCTTCGGCTGAACCCTGCACGTCGGCCTTGATGACCAGGTTCAGCGTGACGCTCTTGCCCTCCCCTATGCGTAAAAAGACATCCTCCAGCTTGGCCGACTGCTGCCGCGCCATCTTCTGTTCGCGGTTCTTGGTGTTGCGGAACACGGCGATCTCGCGCGCCTTGCGCTCGTCGGCCACCACCACCGCCTCGTCGCCGGCGTTGGGCACGTTCGACAGGCCCAGTACTTCCACCGGCGTGGAGGGCCCGGCCTCTTCCACCAACTGGCCATGATCGTCGAGCATGGCACGCACGCGGCCGAATTCGATGCCGGTCAGCAGGATGTCGCCCCGGTGCAGAATTCCGTTCTGCACCAGCACCGTGGCCACCGGACCGCGGCCCTTGTCCAGGCGTGATTCGATGACCGTCCCGGACGCCGGGCCGGTCTCTGCCGCCTTGAGTTCCAATACCTCGGCCTGCAACAGGATGGCCTCCAGCAATTGATCCACGCCTTCGCCGGTCTTGGCCGACACCTTGACGAACTGGGTGTCGCCGCCCCAGTCCTCGGGAATGACGCCGTGCTGGGTCAACCCCTGGCGCACGCGTTCGGGATCGGCGCCGGACTTGTCGATCTTGTTGACGGCGACGATAAGCGGCACCTTGGCCGCCCGGGCATGCTGGATCGCCTCGATGGTCTGCGGCATGACGCCGTCATCGGCGGCCACCACCAGCACGACGATGTCCGTCACCTTGGCGCCGCGTGCGCGCATGGCGGTGAAGGCGGCATGGCCGGGCGTGTCCAAAAACGTAATCGCGCCCTTGGCCGTGTTGACGCGGTAGGCGCCGATGTGCTGGGTGATGCCACCGGCCTCGCCGGCGGCGACATCGGTGCTGCGGATCTTGTCCAGCAGCGAAGTCTTGCCGTGATCGACATGACCCATGACCGTCACCACCGGCGGGCGCGGCACTTTTTCGACGCCGGCCTGTTCCTCGCGCAGCGAGGATTCGATGGCGTTGGCGTCGATGCGCCGGGCTTTGTGGCCCATCTCCTCGACCACGATGACCGCGGTGTCCTGATCGATGACTTGATTGATGGTCACGAGGCTGCCCATCCCCATCATGACCTTGATGACCTCGGCGACCTTCACCGACATGCGCTGCGCCAGATCGGCCACCGTGATGCTCTCCGGGACGGCCACCTCGTGCACGGTGGGTTCGGTCGGCATCTCGAATCCGTGCTTGCTGGCCACCGGCGCGACCACGCGCCGTGCCGGCGGCTTGCGCTTGCGGCGCGACCGGCTGGCATCGACGTGCAACTCCTCGCGCTCCTGCTGCCGTTCGCGTTCAATCACGCGGCCGCGGTCGTGATCCTGGCGCTTCTTCTTCGCGCCCTTTTCGCCCTCTTCGCGGGGCGGGGTGGACGGTGGCGCGCGGGTTTCCGGTGCCGCGGCGAGTTTGGCCTCGCCCGGCGGGCGGCGCGATTCAACCTCCACGCGGGCACGCTCCTCGGCAACGCGCTTGGCCTCCAGATCACGCTGACGCTGCTCCTCCTGCTGGCGCGCCTGCTCCTCGGCCTCCAGCCGCTCGCGTTCGGCGGCCTCCTCGCTCAGGCGCTGCGCCTCCTCGTCCACCACCAGGCTGCGCTTGACGTAGGTCTTCTTCTTGCGGAACTCGACGCTGACAGTCTTGGTATGGGCCGGCTTGGCGGCGGTGCCGGGACGCAGGCGCAGCTTGCTCTTGTCGGTGGGCACCTTGATCTCGCTCAAGGTCTTGCGCCGCAGGGTGATGCGCGCGGGCTCCGAGGCCTCCTCGACGCGGCCGTGGGCGCGGCGCAAATGCGCCAGCAGCTGGCTCTTTTCCTCGTCGCTGATCGGATCCTGCGCCTGCTTGGCGGGCAGGCCGGCCTCGGTGAGCTGGCCGATCAGGCGCTCGACCGAAATCCCGACGGTGTCGGCAAATTGCTGGATGGTCACATCAGCCATTGATATCCTTTCCGATATCGGCCGTTTCCTTCTGGGCGTCCTCGGCCTGCGCAAACCAGGGCGCGCGCGCGGTCATGATCAACTCGGCGGCGCGCGCCTCGTTCATGCCTTCGATTTCCATCAGATCGGCCACCGACTGCTCCGCCAGATCATCCTGGGTGACGATGCCGCGGCTGGCCAGCAGATAGGCCAGGTCCTCATCCATGCCGGCCATCGCCAGCAGTTCATCGGACGGCTTGGCGTCGCCGATCTTTTCCTCCGTGGCGATGGCCTTGGTCAGCAGGATGTCCTTGGCGCGGCGGCGCAGCTCGGCGACCAGGGCCTCGTCGAATTCCTGGATGGCCGCCATCTCGCCCTCGGGGACATAGGCCACCTCCTCGATGCTGGTGAAGCCTTCGTCCACCAGAATGCGCGCCACTTCCTCGTCCACGTCCAGCTGCTCCATGAACACTTCCTTCAGGCGCTGTTCCTCCTGGGTGGCCTTTTCCGCGGCTGCGGTCTCGCTCATGACGTTCAGTTCCCAGCCGGTCAGCTGGCTGGCGAGTCGCACGTTCTGTCCGTTGCGGCCGATGGCCTGCGACAACTGCTCCTCCACCACGGCCACGTCCATGCTGTGGGTGTCCTCGTCCACCAGGATGGACACGACCTCCGCCGGTGACATGGCGTTGATGACGAATTGCGCCGGGTTCTCGTCCCACAGGATGATGTCCACCCGCTCGCCGGCCAGTTCGTTCGATACGGCCTGTACACGCGAACCGCGCATGCCGACGCAGGCACCGACCGGATCGATGCGACCGTCCTTGCTGCGCACGGCGATCTTGGCGCGCAACCCCGGATCGCGCGCCGCGCCCATGATCTCGATGAGCCCCTCGCCGATCTCCGGCACTTCGAGCTTGAACAGTTCCACCAGCAACTCGACCGCCGTACGGCTCACGAACAGTTGCGGCCCCTTCTTTTCCGGGCGAACGTCATAGAGATAGCCGCGCAGCCGGTCACCGGGCCGCACCGGTTCGCGGGGGATGAGGTGTTCACGCGTGATGATCGCCTCGGCGTTGCCGCCCAAATCGAGCAGCACGCCGCTGCGCTCGGCGCGCTTGACGGTGCCGGACACAAGCTGGCCCTTGCGGTCTTGATATTGTTCGACGACCTGGGCGCGCTCCGCCTCGCGCACTTTCTGCACGATGACCTGTTTCGCTGTCTGGGCGGCGATGCGCCCATAGACCTCGGCCTCCATCGGCTCCTCGATGAACTCGGCGGCGTTGATGTCGGGGTGGGTCTTGCGCGCCTGGGAAAGCAGAACCTGGCGATCCGGGAACTCCAGCCCGCCCAGCAACTTCACGCTCTCGGCGGCATCATCGATGACTTCCCAGCGCCGGAAGGCATGATAGTCGCCGGACTTGCGATCAATGGACACCCGCACCTCAATGTCCTCGTGGTAGCGCTTCTTGGTGGCGCTGGCAAGCGCGGCCTCCAGCGCCTCGAAGATGACCTCCTTGGCCACCCCCTTCTCGTTGGAGACCACTTCCACCACCGTCAGTATTTCTTTGTTCATACACTCACGTCCTCAAATCTTTATGGTGTCGCGATTAAGCGCGCCTTGGCAATCTGCACCAGCGGAATGTGGTGCTCCACGCCGTCCACTTCCACCCTGACCTTGTCTTCATCCACGCCCAGCAGGGTGCACGTCACATTGCGCTGGTCGCCCAAGAGCGGCGTCCGCAGTTTCAGGCGCGCGCGGCAGCCGGCAAAACGCGCGTAATGCGCCGGTGTGTACAGCGGTCGATCCAGCCCCGGCGACGACACCTCGAGCACATAGCCCCCGGCGATGGGATCTTCCACATCCAGCACGGCGCTCACCTGGCGGCTCACCCGCTCGCAATCATCCACCGCGACGCCGGCCGGCTGATCGATGTACAGCCGCACCAACCCGCGGCGCCCACCGGTGACCTGCTCGATACCGACCAGCTCATAACCCAGTGCGGTCACCACCGGCTCCAGCAACGCCTGCAAACGCGTGCACGGCTTCATCGCCAAATCCCCTACAGTGAAGCCCTGAATTAGTCCATCCTGGACTTCTCAGAGCACGGAAAGCAAAAAGCGTCCCCGACTCCTGGCCGCGTAGCGGCTCCTTCGGGCAGCGGCGCAGCGGCTGCGTTCGATATCGAACCGGGTCGCCTGCAGCTGCCCCGCACCACACAGCAGTCACTGCGTCACAGCCGCGTTTTTGCTTTCCTTCATTTTCAATGGCCTCAGGCCATTGAAAATGGTGGCACATCCATGTACCGCGCGGGAATCTCTGACTTTTCAGAGATTCCCAAAACAAAAAGCCCCGATACCGGGGCCTGGGCTACTCTCCTGGTAGCGGGGGCGGCGCGCCTGCGCATGACCACCTTCCCCGCGCCGCTCAACGGTATGAGCAGTGGTAGCGGGGGCAGGATTTGAACCTGCGACCTTCGGGTTATGAGCCCGACGAGCTGCCAGACTGCTCCACCCCGCAATAATCCATGCGATCATGCCAAGTGCCGCCGTCTTTTTCAAGCAAATTGCGCATAAATCGGCTCTCTGCACGTTGAAATCCATCAGGGCCGACCCCAGCTATACTTCTATCATTAAATACGGTAATTAAAGAGTCATGGTCACCCGCCCACCGGCTGTGGCGAATCAGTTTTACCCCGGCGATCCCGCGGTCCTGCGGCGCCAGGTGGAAGACCTGCTGGCGGAAGCCGCCCGCGGCCCGTCCGCCTCCGCAGCGCCCAAGGCCATCATCGCGCCGCACGCCGGGTACATTTATTCCGGTCCGGTGGCTGCCTCGGTGTATCAATCTTTACGTCCGGTGCGGCAACAGATCCGCCGCGTGGTGCTGCTGGGTCCGGCGCATCGCGTCTATTTGCGCGGACTGGCGGTGCCCACCGTCGAAGGTTTTCACACACCGCTCGGCGACATCACCCTCGACCAGGAAGCCATCGCGGCCATCCGCG comes from the Gammaproteobacteria bacterium genome and includes:
- the truB gene encoding tRNA pseudouridine(55) synthase TruB yields the protein MKWRRDIRLKTTPHRVAMKRFEYRKVDGILLLDKPVGLSSNATLQRARRLYRAAKAGHTGNLDPLASGLLPVCFGEATKITPYLLNAGKRYQARIKLGERTATGDAEGEIIERRPVPRLDGAGVEGTLAGFCGERMQTPPMHSALKHQGRPLYKLAARGVTVERKSRAITIKALNLLDFEGATLTIDVSCSKGTYIRVLAEEIGAALSTCAHLSALRRTEVQPFNLDGAVTLEMLDKRAESGLTALDELLRPMDQALSIWPAVSLDERAATLLRHGQRVTVPLEAGETVRIYGPAGGFLGMGEVAGGRLSSRRLLSNPGK
- the infB gene encoding translation initiation factor IF-2 — translated: MADVTIQQFADTVGISVERLIGQLTEAGLPAKQAQDPISDEEKSQLLAHLRRAHGRVEEASEPARITLRRKTLSEIKVPTDKSKLRLRPGTAAKPAHTKTVSVEFRKKKTYVKRSLVVDEEAQRLSEEAAERERLEAEEQARQQEEQRQRDLEAKRVAEERARVEVESRRPPGEAKLAAAPETRAPPSTPPREEGEKGAKKKRQDHDRGRVIERERQQEREELHVDASRSRRKRKPPARRVVAPVASKHGFEMPTEPTVHEVAVPESITVADLAQRMSVKVAEVIKVMMGMGSLVTINQVIDQDTAVIVVEEMGHKARRIDANAIESSLREEQAGVEKVPRPPVVTVMGHVDHGKTSLLDKIRSTDVAAGEAGGITQHIGAYRVNTAKGAITFLDTPGHAAFTAMRARGAKVTDIVVLVVAADDGVMPQTIEAIQHARAAKVPLIVAVNKIDKSGADPERVRQGLTQHGVIPEDWGGDTQFVKVSAKTGEGVDQLLEAILLQAEVLELKAAETGPASGTVIESRLDKGRGPVATVLVQNGILHRGDILLTGIEFGRVRAMLDDHGQLVEEAGPSTPVEVLGLSNVPNAGDEAVVVADERKAREIAVFRNTKNREQKMARQQSAKLEDVFLRIGEGKSVTLNLVIKADVQGSAEALGEALGALSAAEVTVNVVATGVGGITESDVNLAVASSAMIIGFNVRADASARRLIEAEGIDLRYYSIIYDAIDDVKAALAGLLTPEIRETIIGVAEVRDVFRSSKFGAIAGCLVTSGMIKRNNPIRVLRDNVVIFQGALESLRRFKDDVNEVKSGTECGIGVKNYDDVKPGDQIEVFERVEVARKV
- the rpsO gene encoding 30S ribosomal protein S15, encoding MTLTAERKGGIIKDYQRKKTDTGSPEVQVALLSARIDSLSEHFKTHNHDKHSRQGLLKMINTRRKLLDYLRATNPASYRDLVAKLGLRK
- the rbfA gene encoding 30S ribosome-binding factor RbfA — encoded protein: MSRRRRDDLFAPVSNRPRRVGEEILRLLARPAQLCAEETGMGFITLTAADVSPDLKQARIFVTQMGPTVGQAEVLAALNERAPAMRTLLAKTMTMRSVPRIIFYYDESIARAARLEALLDEVAAGHPPEDDPASSGDEEV
- a CDS encoding polyribonucleotide nucleotidyltransferase, which encodes MSIVKKSFPYGQHTVTLETGEIARQATGAVMASMGDTVVLVTVVAAREAKPGQGFFPLTVDYQEKTYAAGKIPGGFFKREGRPSEKETLTSRLIDRPLRPLFPEGFLNEVQIVATVMSLDPKVDPDIPAILGASAALAVSGVPFNGPIGAARVGYADGQYLLNPSFKDLDASQLDLVVAGTESSVLMVESEAKELPESVMLGAVLFGHKEMQAAIRAIHDLAKEAGTKPWDWQPPAPDVELISSVEKYKAQIHDAYAIVDKLARRDALAKLRDQIITALCPKDEPGFTPEQVKIAIENLEYKIVRAKALEEGKRIDGRG
- the nusA gene encoding transcription termination factor NusA codes for the protein MNKEILTVVEVVSNEKGVAKEVIFEALEAALASATKKRYHEDIEVRVSIDRKSGDYHAFRRWEVIDDAAESVKLLGGLEFPDRQVLLSQARKTHPDINAAEFIEEPMEAEVYGRIAAQTAKQVIVQKVREAERAQVVEQYQDRKGQLVSGTVKRAERSGVLLDLGGNAEAIITREHLIPREPVRPGDRLRGYLYDVRPEKKGPQLFVSRTAVELLVELFKLEVPEIGEGLIEIMGAARDPGLRAKIAVRSKDGRIDPVGACVGMRGSRVQAVSNELAGERVDIILWDENPAQFVINAMSPAEVVSILVDEDTHSMDVAVVEEQLSQAIGRNGQNVRLASQLTGWELNVMSETAAAEKATQEEQRLKEVFMEQLDVDEEVARILVDEGFTSIEEVAYVPEGEMAAIQEFDEALVAELRRRAKDILLTKAIATEEKIGDAKPSDELLAMAGMDEDLAYLLASRGIVTQDDLAEQSVADLMEIEGMNEARAAELIMTARAPWFAQAEDAQKETADIGKDING
- the rimP gene encoding ribosome maturation factor RimP; translation: MKPCTRLQALLEPVVTALGYELVGIEQVTGGRRGLVRLYIDQPAGVAVDDCERVSRQVSAVLDVEDPIAGGYVLEVSSPGLDRPLYTPAHYARFAGCRARLKLRTPLLGDQRNVTCTLLGVDEDKVRVEVDGVEHHIPLVQIAKARLIATP